GCATATAATTCGCAAACTGGTTTACCATCGCAAGATTGAATATCCCAAATCTGAATCTTATCGTTCAAGCCTTGGGCAACATGATGGTTATTTATCCAGACACAATCCAAACTtgtgttttttctttgcaaattatcttttttaatttcttcagaCGAGCctttattcaaaatatcTGGAATGTATAAATTTGTCCTCAGATCAAGTAGTGAGATGCCATTCGGGCCAAACTGTGAGCCAACTAAAGCCAATAAAAAAGGATCATTAAATTCATTAACAGAAAAGGAATTAATACCTGGATATGATTGCAAAAAAATAGGCGTTCTTATGGAGTCCGGGTTCGATTTCAAATCATATATGAACAGGGAGTCGTTTAAAAGGGAAACGAAACCAGTCCTATTCCATGGTGACACCTTCAAAATTGGTGCTGTCTTTGGTGATATTTCCAGAATGGGACTTGATGATGACACAGTagattttaaaaatttgttaTGGTTGAATcgttttattattttggcACACCCCTTATATGTTGAAGTAGATATTAAATTTACTATACCGTCTTGATGACCTGTCAAGATTAATTGGTTATGACTAGCATTTATTTGAGAGTTGGCAAATATTTGTGGTGGAAAATCTACCATTGGCAATAAGCAGATACAGGTAATAGGTTTACCAGGAACAGTTATCGTCTGTAGTTCCTTTagctttttcttcgtaGAGATCTCGAAAAGTTTTAAGTTGTCCTTGTCGTTCATAGTAGACACTAGAAGTATGTTAtccaaaagagaaatatcTGAAGGTATAGATAACTCGGATTCATCGACCCCATACAACCTCCAATAATCTGATTTTAGTTTCCTAGTGGTGTAGAAGTCATTGAAATTGTCTGATGTCTTTCGCAAGATCGGTgagttcatttttgaagtacTATTCTGCCACGTTTTCTTATACGTGGACAAAGTTGTCATCGATTGtaaaattctctttttgtttgttcttttctttatattaATAGCTGGCTGACGAAAAATATTACTTGGTTCGTAGTATTTGGTGTCTTGCATAGTATTAGTACGGTTGCTTACTATCAAACCTTCAATCAATTTTCTTACCAAACAATAGTTAAAGTAGGAAATCGTGCAAGGAAGATGAAactgaaagaaagagagcTTTTAAAGCAAATACCGGGCTTCTTATATACTGCCAAGGCTTACATGATCATTTAGGGTAAACCAGTGAAACCtccccccccccccccccaTCCAGCTAATGTCGTCATGACTACAAACCAG
This genomic stretch from Saccharomyces mikatae IFO 1815 strain IFO1815 genome assembly, chromosome: 5 harbors:
- the DSE1 gene encoding Dse1p (similar to Saccharomyces cerevisiae DSE1 (YER124C); ancestral locus Anc_8.133), yielding MQDTKYYEPSNIFRQPAINIKKRTNKKRILQSMTTLSTYKKTWQNSTSKMNSPILRKTSDNFNDFYTTRKLKSDYWRLYGVDESELSIPSDISLLDNILLVSTMNDKDNLKLFEISTKKKLKELQTITVPGKPITCICLLPMVDFPPQIFANSQINASHNQLILTGHQDGIVNLISTSTYKGCAKIIKRFNHNKFLKSTVSSSSPILEISPKTAPILKVSPWNRTGFVSLLNDSLFIYDLKSNPDSIRTPIFLQSYPGINSFSVNEFNDPFLLALVGSQFGPNGISLLDLRTNLYIPDILNKGSSEEIKKDNLQRKNTSLDCVWINNHHVAQGLNDKIQIWDIQSCDGKPVCELYAKKGYVERLKFNKKTGLLYSSDDQGFAICWDLQNLQNMKYGELVHGFNSISLDDTHESPSTRQVFQCGNIIVSGTDNRKICLRNNETAAKGIGCGFLFLDMAVDGSLVTLDNYCELGLHQICQVQFNANTGKLMINDTSTDAISDTSVLLSPNESDHSITDISDDMFSNSGNWDCSSGNTISEGRMNGYQEDDVLSKRMYSVNDMHLSGSTIDTTVF